In Elusimicrobiota bacterium, a genomic segment contains:
- a CDS encoding nucleotidyl transferase AbiEii/AbiGii toxin family protein — protein sequence MDDIARLPARDRSELFSTAATLRGEMLSALIEKDFWVCWTLKRIFALQDPPAGLIFKGGTSLSKVYQAIDRFSEDVDLSFDRSTLGFGGDNDPERAPSKNKTQKRLEALTAACQDMIRDRFVPRLEAAFTKALGTAPSSRTWQVDLDKDDPDRQTVLFHYPAGIAEREGAIPRYQRPVVRLELGARGEQWPAEQATVTPYAAQTISKPFKEPACDVKALAAERTFWEKATILHAWYHHPQGKALPERQSRHYYDLVKLYEKGIGAKAMGDLELLKSVAHHKTVFFRSASAQYDKATPGSLRLVAPSFRKKELEDDYVKMREMIFGEIPPLSHIFEVLAELERKINERR from the coding sequence ATGGATGATATAGCGCGTCTTCCTGCGCGCGATCGTTCCGAGTTGTTCAGCACGGCAGCAACCCTGCGAGGGGAGATGCTGTCCGCCCTGATAGAGAAGGACTTCTGGGTCTGCTGGACGCTCAAGCGAATCTTTGCCTTGCAGGACCCGCCCGCCGGGCTAATTTTCAAGGGAGGAACGAGCCTTTCGAAGGTGTACCAAGCCATCGACCGATTTTCCGAAGACGTTGACCTTTCATTTGATCGGAGCACGCTTGGATTCGGGGGGGATAATGATCCCGAGCGCGCGCCGAGCAAGAACAAAACGCAAAAGAGGCTGGAAGCTCTTACGGCCGCGTGCCAGGATATGATCCGTGACCGGTTTGTGCCGCGGCTTGAAGCGGCTTTCACAAAGGCTCTCGGTACGGCTCCGTCGTCGCGCACATGGCAAGTCGATCTGGACAAAGATGATCCAGACAGGCAGACCGTGCTGTTTCACTACCCGGCCGGCATCGCAGAGCGCGAGGGAGCTATCCCTCGATATCAGCGCCCCGTCGTCCGTCTTGAGCTTGGCGCACGGGGGGAGCAATGGCCGGCCGAACAGGCAACGGTCACGCCTTATGCGGCGCAGACTATTTCGAAACCTTTCAAGGAGCCTGCTTGCGACGTGAAAGCACTGGCCGCCGAGCGGACCTTTTGGGAAAAGGCGACAATCCTGCACGCCTGGTATCATCATCCCCAAGGGAAGGCACTTCCCGAACGTCAGTCGAGGCACTATTACGATCTCGTAAAGCTCTATGAGAAAGGAATCGGCGCGAAGGCCATGGGCGATTTGGAATTGCTCAAGAGCGTCGCGCACCATAAAACAGTCTTCTTTCGGTCCGCTTCCGCGCAATACGATAAGGCGACCCCGGGGAGTCTCAGGCTTGTCGCGCCGTCATTCCGGAAGAAGGAGCTGGAGGATGACTACGTCAAGATGCGCGAGATGATATTCGGCGAGATCCCGCCGTTAAGCCATATTTTTGAAGTGCTCGCGGAGCTTGAGCGCAAGATAAATGAGCGGCGCTGA
- a CDS encoding IS110 family transposase, protein MRLYSAIDLHSNNSVLVIIDEGDHVLCERRLPNKLPLILAELAPHRDSIEAIAVESTFNWYWLVDGLMDNGYAVKLVNTVAVKTYDGLKYTADEHDARHLAHLLRLGILPTGYIYPKQERSVRDLLRKRSHLVRCRTAQILSIQNLIRRNSGQGMQAAGIRNLDETGIAELCGHDEMRALAVKSNLAVLQCLDVQIQGLERVVLDQAKLKPAFEKLITVDGIGHILAMTIMYEAGDMARFAEVGRFASYGRCVGSSRWSNGKKKGEGNRKNGNKYLAWAFVEAAHFAVRYNEQIRRFYDRKKRKTNGFVALKAVAHKLARACYHVLKDQEPFDAARAFA, encoded by the coding sequence ATGAGATTATACTCCGCAATAGACCTGCATTCCAACAACAGCGTGCTGGTGATCATCGATGAAGGTGATCATGTCCTGTGCGAGCGACGTCTGCCGAATAAACTGCCGCTCATTTTGGCGGAGTTGGCTCCGCATCGGGACAGCATCGAGGCGATAGCTGTTGAGTCCACGTTCAATTGGTACTGGCTGGTCGATGGGCTCATGGACAACGGTTATGCGGTGAAGCTGGTGAACACCGTGGCCGTGAAGACCTACGATGGGCTCAAGTACACCGCGGATGAGCACGACGCCCGGCATCTCGCTCATCTTCTTCGTCTCGGGATCTTGCCGACCGGCTATATTTATCCGAAGCAGGAGCGCTCCGTGCGGGATCTCTTGCGCAAACGCAGCCACTTGGTGCGGTGCCGCACTGCGCAGATCTTGAGTATCCAGAACCTGATCAGGCGCAATAGCGGGCAAGGCATGCAAGCGGCCGGAATTCGGAATCTTGACGAGACGGGGATTGCCGAGTTGTGCGGCCACGACGAAATGCGCGCGCTGGCCGTCAAAAGCAATTTGGCGGTGTTGCAGTGCCTGGATGTTCAGATTCAAGGACTTGAGCGGGTGGTGCTGGATCAGGCTAAGCTCAAGCCAGCATTCGAGAAGCTCATCACGGTTGACGGGATCGGCCATATCCTGGCCATGACCATCATGTATGAGGCGGGAGACATGGCTCGTTTTGCGGAAGTCGGACGGTTCGCCTCATATGGACGCTGCGTGGGCAGCTCGCGCTGGAGCAATGGCAAGAAGAAAGGCGAGGGTAACCGAAAGAACGGGAACAAGTACTTGGCCTGGGCCTTCGTCGAGGCGGCGCATTTTGCCGTGCGTTATAACGAGCAAATCCGGCGGTTCTATGATCGCAAGAAGCGCAAAACCAACGGGTTCGTCGCTCTAAAGGCGGTGGCGCACAAACTGGCTCGTGCCTGCTATCACGTGCTCAAGGACCAGGAGCCCTTCGACGCAGCGCGAGCGTTTGCATAA
- a CDS encoding SDR family oxidoreductase: MPEDKEHPLLGQTALVTGGAKRLGRAIALALGRAGADVVVHCRGSLAEAQALAGELRGLGRQAWTAQADLDDASQVEALFADACRSAGGGLDILVNSASIFPTGRLDGLQPAELERNIRVNALAPFVLGRALARSGRGGCIVNLLDSRITDYDAEHAAYHLSKRLLATFTRMMALEYAPKVRVNAVAPGLILPPPGEGQDYLERLKGTNPLQRHGGPEDVADAVLFLARSAFVTGQTIFVDGGRHMRGAVYG; the protein is encoded by the coding sequence ATGCCGGAAGACAAGGAGCACCCCCTGCTCGGCCAGACCGCTTTGGTCACGGGCGGCGCCAAGCGCCTGGGGCGGGCCATCGCTCTGGCTCTGGGACGCGCCGGCGCGGACGTGGTCGTGCATTGCCGCGGCTCTTTGGCCGAGGCCCAGGCCCTGGCCGGCGAGCTCCGCGGCCTGGGCCGCCAAGCCTGGACCGCGCAGGCCGACCTCGACGACGCCTCCCAGGTGGAGGCCCTGTTCGCGGACGCCTGCCGCAGCGCCGGGGGCGGCCTGGACATCCTGGTCAACAGCGCCTCCATCTTCCCGACCGGACGCCTCGACGGCCTGCAGCCCGCGGAGCTGGAGCGCAACATCCGGGTCAACGCCCTGGCCCCGTTCGTCCTGGGACGCGCTTTGGCCCGCTCCGGGCGCGGCGGCTGCATCGTTAACCTGCTCGACAGCCGCATCACGGACTACGACGCGGAGCACGCGGCCTATCATCTCAGCAAGCGCCTGCTGGCCACCTTCACGCGCATGATGGCGCTGGAGTACGCGCCCAAGGTCAGGGTCAACGCGGTGGCTCCGGGCCTGATCCTGCCGCCGCCTGGCGAGGGCCAGGATTACCTGGAGCGCCTCAAGGGCACCAACCCGCTCCAGCGCCACGGAGGTCCCGAGGACGTGGCCGACGCGGTGCTGTTCCTGGCGCGCAGCGCTTTCGTGACCGGCCAGACCATCTTCGTGGACGGCGGCCGGCACATGCGGGGGGCGGTCTATGGCTGA
- the folB gene encoding dihydroneopterin aldolase — protein MADEIRIKDLQLRCIVGVYPEERREKQDVVIQVRLSADLGAASRSDALADTVDYKAIKKRIVAMVESSSHQLIERLAGRVAELCLEDPRVQAVEVEVEKPGCASRGR, from the coding sequence ATGGCTGACGAGATCCGCATCAAGGACCTGCAGCTGCGCTGCATCGTGGGCGTGTACCCCGAGGAGCGGCGCGAGAAGCAGGACGTGGTCATCCAGGTGCGCCTGTCGGCGGACCTGGGCGCCGCCTCGCGCAGCGACGCTTTGGCCGACACCGTGGACTACAAGGCCATCAAGAAGCGCATCGTGGCCATGGTCGAGTCATCCTCCCACCAGCTCATCGAAAGGCTGGCCGGCCGGGTGGCGGAGCTTTGCCTCGAAGACCCGCGCGTGCAGGCCGTGGAGGTGGAGGTCGAGAAGCCCGGTTGCGCTTCGCGCGGACGGTGA
- the folK gene encoding 2-amino-4-hydroxy-6-hydroxymethyldihydropteridine diphosphokinase produces MTQAYIGLGSNMEPEASIPKALELLARQVRLEGLSTFRRTAPVGPAGQPEFVNGVARVSTDLPPRSLKFEVLRGIEAALGRRRGPDQYAPRTIDLDLLLYGDLVSDEPDLVLPDPDLRTRPFLAAALLELAPGLVKAVAGSPGEPMTDFSQRLKERFIQHESQTH; encoded by the coding sequence ATGACCCAGGCCTACATCGGCCTGGGCTCCAACATGGAGCCCGAGGCCAGCATCCCCAAGGCCCTGGAGTTGCTGGCGCGCCAGGTGCGCCTGGAGGGGCTTTCCACCTTCCGCCGCACCGCGCCGGTCGGCCCCGCGGGCCAGCCGGAGTTCGTCAACGGGGTGGCCCGGGTGAGCACCGACCTGCCCCCGCGCTCCTTGAAATTCGAGGTCCTGCGCGGCATCGAAGCGGCCTTGGGCCGCCGTCGCGGCCCGGACCAGTACGCGCCCCGGACCATCGACCTGGACCTTCTGCTCTACGGGGACCTGGTCTCAGACGAGCCGGACCTGGTCCTGCCGGACCCGGACCTGCGCACGAGGCCTTTTTTGGCCGCGGCGCTGCTGGAGCTGGCGCCGGGCCTCGTCAAGGCCGTCGCCGGCTCGCCGGGAGAGCCCATGACCGATTTTTCGCAACGGCTCAAAGAGAGGTTCATCCAACATGAATCACAAACGCATTGA
- the folE gene encoding GTP cyclohydrolase I FolE, protein MNHKRIESLVRQLLKELGEDPSREGLLRTPSRVAKSLEYLTEGYRLKKTEVINRAVFKAEANNMIIARDIEVYSLCEHHMLPFFGRCHIGYIAEQKVLGVSKLARITDFYARRLQIQERLTGQIAQAVMDAVAPEGVGVVMECQHLCMMMRGVGKQNSVMTTSSVLGSFHDDPTTRTEFLNLLKR, encoded by the coding sequence ATGAATCACAAACGCATTGAGAGTCTGGTCCGCCAACTGCTGAAGGAACTCGGGGAGGACCCCAGCCGAGAGGGCCTGCTGCGGACCCCGTCCCGGGTGGCCAAGAGCCTGGAGTACCTGACCGAAGGCTACCGCTTGAAGAAGACCGAGGTCATCAACCGGGCCGTGTTCAAGGCCGAGGCGAACAACATGATCATCGCCCGGGACATCGAGGTCTACAGCCTCTGCGAGCACCACATGCTGCCCTTCTTCGGCCGCTGCCACATCGGCTACATCGCCGAGCAGAAGGTCCTGGGCGTGAGCAAGCTGGCCCGCATCACGGACTTCTACGCGCGGCGGCTGCAGATCCAGGAGCGGCTCACCGGCCAGATCGCCCAGGCGGTCATGGACGCCGTGGCGCCCGAGGGAGTGGGCGTGGTGATGGAGTGCCAGCACCTGTGCATGATGATGCGCGGGGTGGGCAAGCAGAACTCGGTGATGACGACCTCCTCGGTTCTGGGCAGCTTCCACGACGACCCGACCACCCGGACCGAGTTCTTGAACCTGCTCAAGCGCTGA
- a CDS encoding DUF3313 domain-containing protein — MTSPISPAAILLLLCPGLLAGGCAFRPKPGTYTGVPEAEQLRQDQRYPHSLVYIKEMADRSVYTKVKLDPVAIYQGQDAQWRGVSAEVRQQLAQYAQEEFSRVLRQSYELVDRPGPGVLGLKITLADAELTQPILAVPLHLVPAGIALNLARTAAGLKGSFMGSATISGELRDTASGEVLAAFLTRQTPLAIDPTATATRTAAARRAIAMTAENLRSAMNDARAGRGRP; from the coding sequence ATGACCTCCCCCATCTCGCCCGCCGCCATCCTCCTCCTGCTCTGTCCCGGCCTGCTGGCCGGGGGCTGCGCCTTCAGGCCCAAGCCCGGCACCTACACCGGCGTCCCCGAAGCGGAGCAGCTCCGTCAAGACCAGCGCTACCCGCACAGCCTGGTCTACATCAAGGAGATGGCGGACCGCTCGGTCTACACGAAGGTCAAGCTCGACCCGGTCGCGATCTACCAAGGCCAGGACGCGCAGTGGCGCGGCGTCAGCGCCGAGGTCAGGCAGCAGTTGGCGCAGTACGCCCAGGAGGAATTCTCCCGCGTCCTGCGCCAGAGCTACGAGCTCGTGGACCGTCCCGGGCCCGGGGTCCTGGGCCTCAAGATCACCTTGGCGGACGCGGAGTTGACCCAGCCAATCCTGGCCGTGCCCTTGCACCTGGTCCCGGCCGGCATCGCCCTGAACCTGGCCCGGACCGCGGCGGGCCTCAAAGGCTCGTTCATGGGCTCGGCCACCATCTCGGGGGAGCTGCGCGACACGGCCAGCGGGGAGGTCCTGGCCGCATTCCTCACCCGGCAGACCCCTCTGGCCATCGACCCGACCGCCACGGCGACCCGCACCGCGGCGGCGCGCCGCGCGATCGCCATGACCGCGGAGAACCTCAGGTCCGCCATGAACGACGCCCGCGCCGGCCGCGGCCGGCCCTGA
- a CDS encoding class I SAM-dependent methyltransferase, producing MGYPQVNEKLAYSQGLNEDGPNVLWIWLEDGMINALRYRAFYGSISKFCSAPDTVLDFGCGHGELVSYLRGKGFNAYGVDPLLGSSADRCYASLADFIKEHDGPLKAVILNFSLEHLQDPAAVLEQLRALLADHGHLFIRVPDLDYIERRKRLASFQLRPGEHRFMAGKACLRSLLEKTGFEIVSMEPDASPAALITYPCSLFPRLDPFPGTGEAAKTGGLCLLAMLSLLFLPFFIFEYASGRSPIVRIVARRRES from the coding sequence TTGGGGTATCCCCAGGTCAATGAGAAGCTAGCATATTCCCAGGGACTTAACGAAGATGGCCCGAATGTGCTATGGATATGGCTTGAGGACGGCATGATCAACGCCTTGCGCTACCGCGCTTTCTATGGAAGCATCTCAAAGTTCTGCAGCGCCCCGGACACGGTGCTCGATTTTGGCTGCGGACATGGGGAGCTGGTCTCTTATCTCAGGGGGAAAGGATTCAACGCGTACGGGGTGGATCCTCTGCTGGGATCCAGCGCGGACCGCTGCTATGCCTCGCTGGCTGATTTCATCAAGGAGCATGACGGTCCTCTGAAGGCGGTCATACTGAATTTCTCCCTTGAGCATCTGCAGGATCCCGCCGCGGTCCTGGAGCAGCTGCGCGCGCTGTTGGCGGACCATGGTCATCTGTTCATACGGGTCCCGGACCTCGATTATATCGAACGAAGGAAGAGACTGGCTTCATTCCAGCTCAGACCTGGAGAACACAGATTCATGGCCGGCAAAGCGTGTCTGCGGTCTTTGCTGGAAAAAACCGGTTTTGAGATCGTCAGCATGGAGCCTGACGCCTCGCCTGCCGCGCTCATCACCTATCCCTGCAGCCTGTTCCCGCGGCTCGATCCGTTCCCCGGCACCGGTGAAGCAGCGAAAACAGGAGGGCTGTGCTTGCTGGCCATGCTCTCCTTGTTGTTCCTTCCTTTTTTCATATTCGAATATGCCTCAGGAAGAAGCCCGATCGTCCGCATCGTGGCTAGGAGAAGAGAATCATGA
- a CDS encoding ATP-dependent 6-phosphofructokinase produces the protein MDGAKAVAADPAFSVPRLGECRRPSPLSGVRFIADDAHVLLASRLDEVQACLAAGEVPPSFEKAGPRRRIFFDPARVKCGIVTCGGICPGLNDVIRATVLSAFDNYGVRRIYGFPYGFEGLSPRYRHAPVPLTPELVASIYQRGGTMLGSSRGPQDACEMADTLERLGVGILFVVGGDGSLRGAQAIAEEIGRRGRPIAVIGIPKTIDNDIRYVEESFGFETAVTETRAAISAAHAEAASASNGVGLVKLMGRQSGFIAAYATLSNSVVNFCLVPEVPFRLEAFLKALRRRLARRGHAVVVAAEGAGQDLLGRARGRDASGNSRLGDIGLFLRDAITRAFAKSGPAVNLKYIDPSYTIRSAPANARDSAFCLLLSQNAVHAGMAGRTNMVVGFWNQFTHLPIPLAVSERQRLDPQGPIWSSVLAATGQPREMS, from the coding sequence ATGGATGGCGCCAAGGCCGTCGCAGCGGATCCTGCCTTCTCGGTGCCGCGGCTGGGGGAGTGCCGGCGCCCCTCGCCGCTGTCCGGGGTCCGTTTCATCGCGGACGACGCGCACGTGCTCCTGGCCTCCCGGCTCGACGAGGTCCAGGCCTGCCTCGCCGCGGGCGAGGTCCCGCCCAGCTTCGAGAAGGCCGGGCCGAGGCGCAGGATCTTCTTCGACCCGGCGCGGGTCAAGTGCGGGATCGTGACCTGCGGCGGGATATGCCCGGGCCTCAACGACGTGATCCGGGCGACCGTGCTCAGCGCTTTTGACAATTACGGGGTGCGCAGGATATACGGCTTTCCCTACGGCTTCGAAGGGCTCAGTCCTCGCTACCGCCACGCCCCGGTGCCCTTGACCCCGGAGCTGGTGGCGAGCATCTACCAGAGGGGCGGGACGATGCTGGGCTCCTCGCGCGGGCCCCAGGACGCCTGCGAGATGGCGGACACCCTCGAACGCCTGGGCGTGGGCATCCTGTTCGTGGTCGGGGGAGACGGGAGCCTGCGCGGGGCGCAGGCCATCGCCGAGGAGATCGGGCGGCGCGGGCGGCCCATCGCGGTCATCGGCATCCCCAAGACCATAGACAACGACATCCGCTATGTTGAGGAGTCATTCGGGTTCGAGACGGCCGTGACCGAGACCCGGGCCGCCATCTCCGCGGCGCACGCCGAGGCCGCCTCCGCCAGCAACGGCGTCGGCCTGGTGAAGCTCATGGGGCGCCAATCCGGGTTCATCGCCGCTTACGCGACCCTCTCCAACAGCGTGGTCAACTTCTGCCTGGTCCCCGAGGTCCCCTTCCGGCTGGAGGCTTTCCTCAAGGCCTTGCGCCGGCGGCTGGCCCGGAGGGGCCACGCGGTCGTCGTGGCGGCCGAAGGCGCCGGGCAAGACCTGCTGGGCCGGGCGCGCGGCCGCGACGCCTCGGGCAACTCCCGCCTGGGGGATATCGGGCTCTTCCTGCGGGACGCGATCACGCGCGCCTTCGCGAAGTCGGGGCCGGCCGTGAACCTGAAGTACATCGACCCCAGCTACACCATCCGCAGCGCTCCCGCCAACGCGCGCGATTCGGCCTTCTGCCTGCTCCTGAGCCAGAACGCCGTGCACGCGGGCATGGCCGGGCGCACGAACATGGTGGTCGGCTTCTGGAACCAATTCACTCACCTGCCGATCCCGCTGGCCGTCTCCGAGCGCCAGCGGCTCGACCCCCAGGGACCGATCTGGAGCAGCGTGCTGGCGGCGACGGGCCAGCCGCGGGAGATGTCCTGA
- the glgX gene encoding glycogen debranching protein GlgX — MRRLIGPGRSFPLGATVHPDGVNFCVFAKDCAALELLLFERADDAAPAHVIALDPQRNRTFHYWHAFAPGLKAGQLYGYRARGQPEPRPGPRRDADKVLLDPYGRAVSVGGNYSRLAASRPGDNAACALKSVVADLRRYDWEGDAPLRRPFARTVIYEMHVGGFTRHPNSGVAPEKRGTYAGLIEKIPYLQDLGVTAVELLPVFQFDAQDAPAGLANYWGYSPVSFFAPHSGYSSAPGPLGVLDEFRDMVKALHRAGIEVLLDVVYNHTAEGGAAGPTLCFKGLGPSVYYILEEDQAGYADYSGTGNTLNANQAVVRRLILDSLRAWVSEMHVDGFRFDLASILSRDETGRPLPTPPVLWDIESDPVLAGTKLIAEAWDAAGLYQVGSFGGERWKEWNGQFRDDVRSLLRGDPGQVPKLAERLLASPDLYARHGQDPERSVNFVTCHDGFTLNDLVSYDRKHNEANREGNRDGTDGDLSWNCGMEGPSSEPAIERLRERQVKNFLTLTLSALGTPMLSMGDEVRRTQFGNNNAYCQDNELGWFDWSLVEKHEGLRRFVKGLIRFRLGFYSPRSDRELSLTQFLAKARIQWHGVEPGSPDWGNDSHSLAASALNREGTQVTYLIINAYWEPLGFNLPPAPDGSTVAWKRLIDTSLPSPDDIQAGAEAPRIAGAEYLAQPRSVVLLGGEVRPVSGPKGPG; from the coding sequence CTGAGGCGCCTTATCGGGCCGGGGCGGAGCTTCCCGCTGGGCGCCACGGTCCATCCGGACGGCGTCAACTTCTGCGTCTTCGCCAAGGACTGCGCCGCCCTCGAACTGCTGCTCTTCGAGCGCGCTGACGACGCGGCGCCGGCGCACGTCATCGCTCTCGACCCGCAGCGCAACCGCACGTTCCACTACTGGCACGCCTTCGCGCCCGGCCTCAAGGCCGGCCAGCTCTACGGCTACCGGGCGCGCGGCCAGCCGGAGCCCCGCCCAGGCCCGCGGCGCGACGCGGACAAGGTGCTCCTGGACCCCTACGGCCGGGCCGTGTCCGTGGGCGGCAACTACAGCCGCCTCGCCGCCTCCCGGCCGGGAGACAACGCGGCCTGCGCGCTCAAGAGCGTGGTGGCCGACCTGCGCCGGTACGACTGGGAGGGCGACGCCCCGCTGCGCAGGCCGTTCGCCCGGACCGTGATCTACGAGATGCACGTGGGAGGGTTCACTCGCCACCCTAACTCGGGGGTCGCCCCGGAGAAGCGGGGCACCTACGCCGGCCTCATCGAGAAGATCCCGTACCTGCAGGACCTCGGCGTCACCGCCGTCGAGCTCCTGCCCGTCTTCCAGTTCGACGCGCAGGACGCCCCGGCCGGGCTCGCCAACTACTGGGGCTACAGCCCGGTCTCCTTCTTCGCGCCGCACAGCGGCTACAGCTCGGCCCCCGGCCCGCTGGGCGTGCTCGACGAGTTCCGGGACATGGTCAAGGCCCTGCACCGGGCCGGCATCGAGGTCCTGCTCGACGTGGTCTACAACCACACCGCCGAAGGCGGGGCCGCCGGCCCCACTCTGTGCTTCAAGGGCCTGGGCCCCTCGGTCTACTACATCCTGGAAGAGGACCAGGCCGGCTACGCCGACTACTCCGGCACCGGCAACACCTTGAACGCCAACCAGGCCGTGGTCCGCCGGCTCATCCTCGACAGCCTGCGCGCCTGGGTCTCCGAGATGCACGTGGACGGCTTCCGCTTCGACCTGGCCTCCATCCTATCCCGCGACGAGACCGGCCGCCCGCTGCCCACCCCGCCCGTGCTCTGGGACATCGAGTCGGATCCCGTGCTGGCGGGCACCAAGCTGATCGCCGAGGCCTGGGACGCCGCCGGGCTCTACCAGGTCGGCAGCTTCGGCGGAGAGCGCTGGAAGGAATGGAACGGCCAGTTCCGGGACGACGTGCGCAGCCTGCTCAGGGGAGACCCGGGCCAGGTGCCCAAGCTCGCCGAGCGGCTGCTGGCCAGCCCCGACCTCTACGCCCGCCACGGGCAGGACCCGGAGCGGAGCGTCAATTTCGTGACCTGCCACGACGGCTTCACCCTCAACGACCTGGTCAGCTACGACCGCAAGCACAATGAGGCCAATCGCGAGGGGAACCGCGACGGGACGGACGGCGACCTGAGCTGGAATTGCGGCATGGAGGGCCCCAGTTCGGAGCCGGCCATCGAGCGGCTGCGCGAGCGCCAGGTGAAGAACTTCCTGACCCTGACCTTGTCCGCGCTGGGCACGCCCATGCTGTCCATGGGCGATGAGGTCCGGCGCACCCAGTTCGGCAACAACAACGCCTACTGCCAGGACAACGAGCTCGGCTGGTTCGATTGGTCTCTGGTGGAGAAGCACGAGGGCCTGCGCCGCTTCGTCAAAGGGCTCATCCGCTTCCGCCTGGGATTCTACTCGCCCCGGTCGGACCGGGAGCTGAGCCTGACCCAGTTCCTGGCCAAGGCCCGGATCCAGTGGCATGGCGTGGAGCCGGGGAGCCCCGACTGGGGCAACGACTCCCACAGCCTGGCCGCCTCCGCTCTGAACCGGGAGGGGACGCAGGTCACCTACCTGATCATCAACGCCTATTGGGAGCCCTTGGGATTCAATCTGCCGCCCGCGCCGGACGGCTCGACGGTCGCCTGGAAGCGGCTCATCGACACATCCTTGCCCTCGCCGGACGACATCCAGGCCGGGGCCGAGGCCCCGCGGATCGCGGGCGCCGAGTACCTCGCCCAGCCGCGCTCGGTGGTCTTGCTGGGGGGCGAGGTCCGCCCCGTCTCTGGGCCGAAGGGCCCAGGTTGA
- a CDS encoding N-acetylmuramoyl-L-alanine amidase yields the protein MRASLGKVFAAAAAVGAAFVLCSCDPQDGGGQSGGASGSAPAAAVSPPTADAASRTAAAATQAVGAAYRDPASDPLRPLFDGSQPPAGGLGPDAAPVAAQSDPQRRAQALALINAKSRYAGLQSGGVPAPGTLPQVALPKADPSAGTQGGGPVLSAFDSFTRKTFGLVDRVFSRRAWGAAAPRGAQTAMHPRRVTVHHTDGHPRTELAASIEEMRGYQSFHMNGHGWNDIGYHFVIDGAGRVFEGRHTDVLGAHAEGANQDNIGIALMGDYNRDQLSVAQKDILRHLITFLALKYQTDPRQSGFIQPHKHFNQTDCPGRNVVAFLDELRGGVATDTLAMVQGDRPSGASGSFVPLALVN from the coding sequence ATGCGGGCTTCGCTAGGCAAGGTCTTCGCGGCTGCCGCGGCTGTGGGCGCGGCCTTCGTCCTCTGCTCCTGCGACCCCCAGGACGGGGGGGGCCAAAGCGGCGGCGCAAGCGGCTCAGCCCCGGCCGCAGCCGTCAGCCCGCCGACGGCGGATGCGGCTTCCCGCACCGCGGCCGCTGCGACCCAGGCCGTGGGCGCGGCCTACCGCGACCCGGCCAGCGACCCGCTGCGCCCGCTCTTCGACGGCTCCCAGCCCCCGGCCGGCGGCCTGGGCCCGGATGCCGCGCCGGTCGCGGCCCAGTCCGACCCCCAGCGCCGGGCCCAGGCTTTGGCCCTGATCAACGCCAAGTCGCGCTACGCCGGCCTGCAGAGCGGCGGCGTGCCGGCCCCGGGCACCTTGCCCCAGGTCGCCTTGCCCAAGGCCGACCCCTCCGCGGGCACCCAAGGCGGCGGCCCCGTGCTCTCGGCTTTCGATTCGTTCACGCGCAAGACCTTCGGCCTGGTCGACCGGGTCTTCAGCCGCCGGGCTTGGGGCGCGGCCGCCCCGCGGGGAGCCCAGACCGCCATGCATCCCCGCCGGGTGACGGTCCACCATACGGACGGTCACCCGCGCACCGAGCTGGCCGCCTCCATCGAGGAGATGCGCGGCTACCAGTCGTTCCACATGAACGGGCACGGCTGGAACGACATCGGCTACCATTTCGTCATCGACGGCGCCGGGCGGGTCTTCGAGGGCCGGCACACCGACGTGCTGGGAGCCCATGCCGAGGGGGCCAATCAGGACAACATCGGCATCGCCCTGATGGGCGACTACAACCGCGACCAGCTCAGCGTCGCGCAGAAGGACATCCTGCGGCACCTCATCACCTTCCTGGCCCTCAAGTACCAGACCGATCCCCGCCAGAGCGGCTTCATCCAGCCGCACAAGCATTTCAACCAGACGGATTGCCCGGGCCGCAACGTCGTGGCCTTCCTCGATGAGCTGCGCGGGGGAGTCGCCACGGACACGCTGGCCATGGTCCAGGGCGACCGGCCCAGCGGGGCCTCCGGGTCGTTCGTGCCTTTGGCCCTGGTCAACTGA